One Pelagicoccus sp. SDUM812003 genomic window carries:
- a CDS encoding valine--tRNA ligase: MAQEINQGYDPKEVEPKWYAAWEENGCFEGEVKEGQESYSIMIPPPNVTGILHMGHVLDNTLQDIFIRRARIEGKSTLWFPGTDHASIATQTKVEQALRKEGTSRRDIGREKFLERAWQWSDDHGGKILNQLKKLGASCDWRRTTFTMDEAYERAVKDAFVKLYQRGFIYRGKRLVNWCPSSQTALSNEEVIMKPQKGKFWKMRYEVVEEPGRYLEISTTRPETIMGDTAVAVHPEDERYTDLVGKHVWRPFPREQIPIVADRAVERDFGTGALKVTPAHDQVDFDIGKRHDLPLIDVMNPDGTLNENAGPEFAGMERFEARKKAAALLEELGLLVDTEDYENNVGFSERADVPIEPRLSEQWYLKYPKVEEAKRAVEKGIIRFHPKRWEKVYLHWLNNIQDWCISRQLWWGQRIPVWYKKGADRTDPANLHVSVDGPSDPENWEQDEDVLDTWASSYIWPIACFGWPNEDEKTLKELQHFYPTSTLVTGFDIIFFWVARMIMAGLELYGEDKKTLTDEEIEARIPFKDIFIHGLIRDEKGRKMSKTLGNSPDPLDLIERFGADGLRFGIINIAPSGSDILFSEDRIEIGRNFCNKLWNACRFRQMNGGVEGNASLEAIIDRVKASPLDGYSNWILNRMLETMREIEGQFEKFELHQLAHTLYNFVWGDYCDWYVEASKALLQKKDDPAHDMALAVSDLVIRQALLLLNPIMPHITEELWHAMGFCEEGGFLQQTVIGTADELAAKLAAAGVSVDAVAAKDIENVKELISKARAVKAEYNVASKKDVTLFVSPADEASGNVVSGNLGTIKKLAGAATIELKDSVDGCPGAVGALGTVYLDLSSAIDVDAEKERLSKELEKLNKQVAAGEGKLKNPKFVDKAPANVVEGARKQLADTVAKRDEIERLLKSL, from the coding sequence ATGGCACAGGAAATCAATCAAGGCTACGATCCGAAGGAAGTTGAGCCCAAGTGGTACGCCGCTTGGGAGGAAAACGGCTGCTTCGAAGGTGAAGTGAAGGAGGGCCAAGAGTCCTACTCGATCATGATTCCGCCGCCGAATGTGACGGGCATCCTGCATATGGGCCACGTGCTGGACAACACCTTGCAGGACATCTTCATCCGCCGGGCCCGCATCGAGGGCAAGAGCACGCTCTGGTTTCCCGGCACGGACCACGCGTCCATCGCCACTCAGACCAAGGTCGAGCAAGCCCTGCGCAAGGAAGGCACCAGCCGCCGCGACATCGGGCGCGAGAAGTTCCTCGAACGAGCGTGGCAGTGGAGCGACGACCATGGCGGCAAGATTCTCAACCAGCTCAAGAAGCTCGGCGCGTCCTGCGATTGGCGTCGCACCACCTTCACCATGGACGAGGCCTACGAGCGGGCGGTCAAGGACGCGTTTGTGAAACTCTACCAGCGCGGCTTCATCTATCGTGGCAAGCGATTGGTAAACTGGTGCCCCAGCTCCCAGACCGCTCTCTCCAACGAAGAGGTCATCATGAAGCCTCAGAAGGGCAAGTTCTGGAAGATGCGCTACGAGGTCGTGGAAGAGCCCGGCCGTTATCTGGAGATTTCCACCACGCGCCCGGAGACTATCATGGGCGACACCGCGGTGGCGGTTCATCCGGAGGACGAGCGCTATACCGATCTCGTCGGCAAGCACGTCTGGCGTCCCTTCCCGCGCGAGCAGATCCCTATCGTGGCGGATCGCGCCGTAGAGCGCGACTTCGGAACCGGCGCCCTCAAGGTCACTCCGGCTCACGACCAGGTCGACTTCGACATCGGCAAGCGTCACGATCTGCCGTTGATCGACGTGATGAATCCCGATGGCACGCTCAACGAAAACGCCGGACCGGAGTTCGCGGGCATGGAGCGTTTCGAGGCCCGCAAGAAGGCGGCGGCCCTGCTGGAAGAGCTCGGCTTGCTGGTCGACACGGAGGACTACGAAAACAACGTTGGCTTCTCCGAGCGGGCTGACGTGCCCATCGAGCCGCGCCTATCCGAGCAGTGGTACCTCAAGTATCCAAAAGTCGAGGAAGCCAAGCGAGCGGTCGAGAAGGGAATCATCAGGTTCCACCCGAAGCGTTGGGAAAAGGTTTACCTGCATTGGCTCAACAACATCCAGGATTGGTGCATCAGCCGTCAGCTCTGGTGGGGCCAGCGCATCCCGGTTTGGTACAAGAAGGGAGCGGATCGCACCGATCCCGCCAACCTGCACGTGTCCGTCGATGGTCCGTCCGATCCCGAAAACTGGGAGCAGGACGAGGACGTTCTCGACACCTGGGCATCCTCCTACATCTGGCCCATCGCGTGTTTCGGCTGGCCGAATGAAGACGAGAAGACCTTGAAAGAGCTGCAGCATTTTTATCCTACGAGCACCTTGGTCACCGGCTTCGACATCATTTTCTTCTGGGTCGCTCGCATGATCATGGCGGGACTCGAACTCTACGGAGAGGACAAGAAAACGCTGACCGACGAGGAGATCGAGGCCCGCATTCCGTTCAAGGATATCTTCATCCACGGTCTTATTCGCGACGAGAAGGGCCGCAAGATGTCCAAGACGCTCGGCAACTCGCCCGACCCGCTCGACCTGATCGAGCGATTTGGAGCCGACGGCCTGCGTTTCGGCATTATCAACATCGCTCCCAGCGGTTCGGATATTCTCTTTTCGGAAGACCGCATCGAGATCGGCCGCAACTTCTGCAACAAGCTTTGGAACGCCTGCCGCTTCCGTCAGATGAACGGCGGCGTCGAGGGCAACGCGTCGCTGGAGGCCATCATCGATCGTGTAAAAGCGTCGCCGCTCGATGGATACAGCAATTGGATTCTCAATCGCATGCTGGAAACCATGCGCGAGATCGAAGGCCAGTTCGAAAAGTTCGAGCTGCATCAGCTTGCCCATACCCTATACAACTTCGTTTGGGGCGACTACTGCGACTGGTACGTTGAAGCGTCCAAGGCGTTGCTGCAGAAGAAGGACGACCCGGCTCACGACATGGCTCTCGCGGTATCCGACTTGGTGATACGCCAAGCCCTGCTGCTGCTCAACCCCATCATGCCGCACATCACCGAAGAGCTCTGGCATGCCATGGGCTTCTGCGAAGAAGGTGGCTTCCTGCAGCAAACCGTGATCGGCACCGCTGACGAGCTCGCTGCCAAGTTGGCCGCCGCGGGCGTGTCCGTCGACGCAGTTGCCGCTAAGGATATCGAAAACGTGAAGGAGCTCATTTCCAAGGCCCGAGCGGTGAAGGCGGAGTACAACGTGGCGTCGAAAAAGGACGTGACGCTCTTCGTTTCGCCCGCCGACGAAGCCAGCGGCAATGTGGTGTCAGGGAATCTGGGTACCATCAAGAAGCTCGCAGGAGCCGCGACCATCGAGCTGAAGGACAGCGTGGACGGTTGTCCAGGAGCGGTCGGCGCCTTGGGTACGGTTTACCTCGATCTCTCCAGCGCCATCGACGTGGACGCGGAGAAGGAGCGCCTGAGCAAAGAGCTCGAAAAGCTTAACAAGCAAGTCGCCGCGGGCGAAGGAAAGCTCAAGAACCCGAAGTTCGTCGACAAGGCTCCCGCCAACGTGGTGGAAGGGGCACGTAAGCAGCTTGCGGATACAGTGGCCAAGCGTGACGAGATCGAGCGACTGTTGAAGAGCTTGTAG
- a CDS encoding VWA domain-containing protein: protein MRLLSRLVFASLSFVLTVFASAETRLSMELDREYYLEKTQNNLYLKTTVYTDELPSQRERPPANIVFLVDRSGSMEGERLEALKRALQQALNQLSSHDRVSLVAFGSSIETLIAPIPLDQLQSPAATIANLGTDGGSDLFSGLKQAEAEIKKNATPQSFDRILLICDGPPNKGRRDKESFVELATSLAKSSISIAAFALGEDAPRDLLFRLVEPSAAPFYDLADPNQLTETLASELQTLNQAIGKGAVLEIKFDGSVDIVESIGRQADPNRRAITFRFEKLLANQELSTIVQATLRASGSFYSPSRIATARLSYQPIGSPETNAPIVIESSVEARFTPSSSHSFKSIATHVYQAVCEGEVADTVRESIEAFQQGNGKQALRDLKKLARSLRSVASDLPELQVQSALDQLTRTIDTIENASESTIEQRALFDTLFPSLNESPQ, encoded by the coding sequence ATGCGCTTGCTATCAAGGCTCGTTTTCGCGTCGCTTTCCTTCGTTCTCACCGTCTTCGCTTCCGCCGAGACGCGACTGAGCATGGAGCTCGACCGCGAGTACTACTTGGAAAAAACTCAGAACAACCTCTACCTGAAAACCACCGTCTACACCGACGAGCTTCCTTCGCAACGCGAACGTCCCCCCGCCAATATCGTTTTCCTCGTCGATCGCTCGGGCTCCATGGAGGGCGAAAGACTCGAGGCGCTCAAACGCGCGTTGCAACAGGCGCTCAACCAGCTCTCCTCCCACGACCGAGTTTCCCTCGTAGCCTTCGGCTCCAGCATCGAAACGCTCATCGCACCGATCCCGCTAGATCAATTGCAGAGTCCCGCCGCCACTATCGCGAATCTTGGTACAGACGGCGGCTCGGACCTATTTAGCGGACTCAAACAGGCCGAAGCCGAGATCAAGAAAAACGCCACTCCACAGAGCTTCGACCGCATCCTGCTCATCTGCGACGGCCCTCCCAACAAAGGTCGACGCGACAAAGAGTCTTTTGTCGAGCTCGCCACTTCACTGGCTAAAAGCAGCATCAGTATCGCCGCCTTCGCTCTCGGCGAAGACGCGCCCAGAGATCTGCTCTTCCGCTTGGTCGAGCCCAGCGCCGCCCCTTTCTACGATCTGGCCGATCCCAACCAACTAACCGAGACACTCGCCAGCGAACTGCAAACGCTCAATCAAGCCATCGGCAAGGGCGCCGTGCTGGAGATCAAGTTCGACGGCTCCGTCGACATCGTGGAGAGCATCGGTCGCCAGGCGGACCCAAACCGCCGCGCCATAACCTTCCGTTTTGAAAAACTGCTCGCGAATCAGGAGCTCAGCACCATCGTGCAAGCGACCCTGCGAGCCTCCGGCTCCTTCTATTCACCCTCCAGAATCGCCACCGCAAGACTGAGCTATCAGCCGATTGGCAGCCCGGAAACCAACGCCCCCATCGTCATCGAATCATCGGTCGAAGCGCGTTTCACCCCGAGCAGCTCCCACTCCTTCAAAAGCATTGCGACCCACGTCTATCAAGCAGTCTGCGAGGGGGAAGTCGCCGACACCGTTCGGGAATCGATCGAAGCTTTCCAGCAAGGAAATGGAAAGCAGGCCCTGCGCGATCTTAAAAAACTGGCCCGCAGCCTTCGCAGCGTCGCTAGCGATCTGCCTGAACTCCAGGTGCAAAGCGCCCTCGATCAACTCACCAGAACGATCGACACCATCGAAAACGCCAGCGAGTCTACCATCGAACAACGGGCGCTTTTCGACACCCTATTCCCCTCACTCAACGAGTCGCCCCAGTGA
- a CDS encoding response regulator transcription factor: MKTILIVEDDTNIREGLSDAIEADGHRPLLAADGEEAVEQFFAKGPDLVLLDIMMPKKNGYDVCRQIREKNKQVPILMLTAKTEEIDHVLGLELGADDYIEKPFRVRELLARIHAALRRVDAFSSTTATAKKATSHTFEFGPVTIDPRRLVAIVDDEEKELTERELTLLHLFHAHPQEALSRDFLLDEAWGIDYQGTTRTLDQHIAKLRAKIEPSDSPSLIKTVHGVGYKFSG, translated from the coding sequence ATGAAAACCATCCTCATAGTCGAAGACGATACGAACATCCGCGAAGGCTTATCCGATGCGATCGAAGCCGATGGGCATCGCCCTCTGCTCGCCGCCGACGGAGAAGAAGCAGTGGAGCAATTTTTCGCCAAAGGCCCCGATCTCGTCCTGCTCGACATTATGATGCCTAAGAAAAATGGATACGATGTCTGTCGGCAGATTCGTGAGAAGAACAAGCAAGTCCCCATCCTCATGCTCACCGCGAAGACCGAAGAAATCGACCACGTGCTCGGGCTCGAGCTGGGCGCTGACGACTATATCGAAAAACCCTTTCGCGTCCGCGAGCTGCTGGCCCGTATCCACGCTGCCTTACGCCGGGTTGACGCATTTTCCTCCACCACCGCTACAGCGAAGAAAGCCACTTCCCATACCTTCGAATTCGGCCCGGTCACCATCGACCCGCGTCGTCTCGTAGCGATCGTCGACGACGAGGAAAAAGAACTGACCGAGCGCGAGCTCACCCTTCTCCACCTTTTCCACGCCCATCCACAAGAAGCCCTCAGTCGTGATTTTCTCTTAGACGAGGCCTGGGGCATCGATTACCAAGGCACCACTCGCACCCTCGATCAGCATATCGCTAAACTTCGAGCAAAAATCGAACCCAGCGACAGCCCGAGTCTTATCAAAACCGTACACGGCGTAGGTTATAAATTCTCGGGGTGA
- a CDS encoding PEGA domain-containing protein: MLTLTPENRSRGGVAIVLILVLFLLAAGGAAFYFYTESSKESYAAETIQMASDLSKAVIRLDENATAGEIQRVRNQISEYLARTDAIPSARETWIAHIETIESKREERMAKVEELNKRVAEFPLSSSAQELEAFETELKALSRNLDTETRNELLSTWSQRKQRILTEINSVSATVIAKSFPSGAKTYLDGEYIGLSSLGIQNVRKGTHLLRFEKEGYLPAEIEVEVTRSGQIEPPAVDLQMATNPVSVKVVGGKMKAEISVSIEKTADNNKDIILYIEEQKGREATFDQAPTGTILLSVTSDLRLAHEQVIINQPGDDQVIEVVLEK; the protein is encoded by the coding sequence ATGCTGACCCTAACACCTGAAAACCGCAGCAGAGGCGGCGTCGCCATCGTGCTGATCCTGGTTCTGTTCCTGCTCGCTGCGGGTGGAGCCGCTTTTTACTTTTACACGGAATCCAGCAAGGAAAGCTACGCAGCGGAAACCATCCAAATGGCCAGCGACCTGTCGAAGGCTGTCATCCGGTTGGACGAAAACGCTACCGCCGGCGAGATCCAACGTGTCCGCAATCAAATATCAGAGTATCTCGCCCGCACCGACGCGATCCCTTCCGCCCGCGAAACCTGGATCGCTCATATCGAAACCATAGAATCCAAACGCGAAGAGCGGATGGCAAAGGTCGAGGAACTAAACAAGCGCGTGGCCGAGTTCCCTCTCAGCAGCTCCGCGCAAGAGCTGGAAGCGTTCGAGACGGAGCTGAAGGCTTTGTCACGAAATTTGGATACGGAAACGCGAAACGAACTCCTCTCCACCTGGTCGCAACGAAAACAGCGCATCCTCACGGAAATCAACAGCGTCTCCGCCACGGTGATCGCCAAGTCGTTCCCCTCCGGAGCGAAAACCTATCTCGACGGCGAATACATCGGTCTCTCTTCACTCGGCATTCAAAACGTGCGAAAAGGGACCCATCTCCTGCGCTTCGAAAAGGAGGGTTACCTTCCCGCCGAAATCGAAGTCGAAGTCACTCGCAGCGGACAAATCGAGCCCCCCGCGGTCGACCTGCAAATGGCCACAAATCCTGTCAGCGTCAAGGTAGTCGGCGGCAAGATGAAAGCCGAAATCTCAGTTTCGATCGAAAAAACTGCCGACAACAACAAAGACATCATTCTCTACATCGAGGAACAAAAAGGCCGAGAAGCGACATTCGACCAAGCCCCGACAGGAACGATTCTCTTGTCAGTCACCTCGGACCTTCGCCTTGCCCACGAGCAGGTCATCATCAACCAGCCCGGCGACGATCAAGTGATCGAAGTCGTGCTGGAAAAATAA
- a CDS encoding HAMP domain-containing sensor histidine kinase: protein MKPSTKSTFVWILLAASALCLAGLTLFSLYREKHADSRRRTELISQQELRLSEKLAAYFSEIQLQIARQLIGYHQEGLASQLDRWAKTAPIIRNARILPPQTDLAPFLQGDGQQTIALESPDAPAILRSGYYQDNKEIALHDEGAIDPILFWAYRSSENEPAWVVGHRMAKGQPPRIVTLDTETLLAAFHSLLDELAIPGLSASIQKEQASDSVSLSSILPGYSLQLSLAPDPESAWLSSFRYSLLVLTLAIGLLCSFLIVRQVSRDRRDALRKTTFVSQISHEFKTPLTSISLYSDLLSNENLPPEKRQRYLDTISRESHRLSEMVDNILALNALELGKKRYRIQTFDPAAAISQILSDHQRPLETAGLTIEWEAPGERCQISFDPAALRQILLNLLDNARKYAAGGQYVGIHLHCSARCRILVEDRGPGIPSSQRDQIFEAFYQEQSTLTDKSPGAGIGLSISRRMARDCRGDLSLDTKYTEGARFILELPLATPS, encoded by the coding sequence GTGAAGCCGTCCACAAAATCGACCTTTGTCTGGATACTCCTCGCAGCCTCCGCGCTCTGCCTTGCAGGCCTAACCCTCTTTTCTCTCTATCGCGAAAAGCACGCGGATTCGCGCCGCCGCACCGAACTGATTAGCCAACAGGAGCTGCGCCTCTCGGAGAAACTCGCCGCCTACTTCTCCGAAATCCAGCTACAGATCGCTCGTCAGCTCATCGGCTATCATCAGGAAGGGCTCGCCTCGCAACTCGATCGCTGGGCTAAGACTGCCCCCATCATTCGCAACGCTCGGATACTGCCGCCGCAAACCGATCTCGCCCCCTTTCTGCAAGGCGATGGGCAACAAACGATCGCCCTCGAATCGCCGGACGCTCCAGCGATCCTTCGCAGTGGCTACTATCAGGACAACAAGGAGATCGCCTTGCACGACGAAGGCGCCATCGACCCTATCCTCTTCTGGGCCTATCGAAGCAGCGAAAACGAGCCAGCTTGGGTGGTCGGACATCGCATGGCAAAGGGACAGCCCCCGCGTATCGTAACTCTCGATACGGAAACTCTGCTGGCAGCGTTCCACAGTCTGCTAGACGAGCTCGCCATCCCTGGGCTCTCGGCTTCGATCCAGAAAGAGCAAGCAAGCGACTCCGTTTCGCTCTCTTCGATCCTGCCTGGCTATTCTTTGCAACTTTCACTGGCTCCGGATCCGGAAAGCGCCTGGCTGAGCTCCTTTCGCTACTCACTCCTCGTCCTCACTCTGGCCATAGGCTTGCTGTGCTCCTTCCTTATCGTTCGCCAGGTTTCCCGAGATCGACGCGACGCCCTTCGCAAGACCACCTTCGTCTCCCAGATCAGTCACGAATTCAAGACGCCGCTCACTAGCATCTCTCTTTATTCGGATTTGCTTTCCAATGAAAACCTACCTCCCGAAAAACGTCAGAGGTATCTGGATACCATCAGCCGCGAGAGCCACCGACTCAGTGAAATGGTGGACAACATCCTAGCTCTCAATGCCCTCGAGCTGGGAAAGAAACGCTATCGTATCCAAACCTTCGATCCTGCTGCAGCCATTTCCCAAATCCTTTCCGACCACCAGCGCCCGCTGGAAACCGCCGGCCTCACCATCGAATGGGAAGCGCCCGGCGAACGTTGCCAAATCTCTTTCGACCCCGCTGCGCTACGCCAGATTCTTCTCAACCTGCTCGACAACGCCCGTAAATACGCCGCAGGGGGACAGTACGTTGGCATCCATCTCCATTGCTCCGCACGCTGCCGCATTCTCGTAGAAGACCGTGGACCAGGAATTCCCTCTTCTCAGCGAGATCAAATCTTCGAAGCATTCTACCAGGAGCAATCGACTCTCACGGATAAGAGCCCCGGCGCTGGCATCGGCCTCAGCATATCACGCCGCATGGCTCGCGACTGCCGAGGCGACTTGTCCTTAGATACCAAGTACACCGAAGGAGCCCGCTTCATCCTCGAACTCCCGCTCGCCACCCCATCCTGA
- a CDS encoding VWA domain-containing protein: MKQKSTRAISAFVALPLFLSTFIQGQQRNNDEEEIFELSPFEVSSPSFGVTAGGAQDIAFTRSQIAMGKIPQPTSFTAEGLLSEYDLPLNEPSRGANLINVFGEAMPVSLPELPEATHLAQIGFSSGIDAASWERAPLNLIAVVDKSGSMSGRPLDLVRLSLLEALDQLGEKDQLSIVLYGDRSHVYLEPIATSPFNKKRIRNSILGIQSAGSTNLEHGLKVGYSVADETAPDFEGTTRLMLFTDERPNTGNTSEHGFMRQMREGSNKGYGLTTIGVGTHFGAELANTISSVRGGNLFFFPDAATMQDKFANEFETMVTELAYDMKLTLSPAEGFKIVGVYGIPGDMLQWTDDGRSLYMKVETLFLSLRKGAIYFALASQNTRPFSRATSDEIAQASLSYQMGNQKFPISQTVSLPLQSQRDASVGLRRGEALIDEYISLKKATTLYHEQGDVERAYRIVSNLADRFQNHNDNEIRPEKKLIKEIEKNLAIVSKNDEKLFDEDFDSPISGCWIADPSENPELGSATLLTFHSSRIIEVTLLDELGNPEYESYAIASKAFSKRRHGQLRMIDEYLIYDLAGSNERLHALANSADYASDISRIDYKLRGDRLVLTVYDEYGNEENVMQLTRHSKDTAYQAPFRRAEIEPITGLPSRS, encoded by the coding sequence ATGAAACAAAAATCCACTCGCGCCATCAGCGCATTCGTCGCCCTTCCGCTGTTTCTCTCTACCTTCATCCAAGGGCAGCAGAGAAACAATGACGAGGAAGAGATATTCGAACTCTCTCCTTTTGAAGTATCCTCTCCCAGCTTCGGCGTCACCGCCGGCGGAGCCCAAGACATCGCCTTCACTCGCTCGCAGATCGCCATGGGCAAGATCCCGCAACCAACAAGCTTCACTGCGGAGGGACTGCTGAGCGAATACGATCTCCCGCTGAACGAACCAAGCCGCGGGGCCAATCTGATAAACGTTTTTGGTGAAGCCATGCCAGTCAGCCTTCCAGAACTCCCCGAAGCGACCCACCTTGCTCAGATTGGTTTCTCCTCAGGCATCGACGCGGCATCGTGGGAACGCGCCCCACTCAACCTGATCGCCGTAGTCGACAAGTCGGGCTCAATGAGCGGACGTCCTCTGGACCTTGTGCGACTATCCCTGCTAGAAGCGCTCGATCAGCTCGGCGAAAAAGACCAGCTTTCCATCGTGCTCTACGGCGATCGAAGCCACGTCTATCTCGAGCCCATCGCGACTTCGCCTTTCAACAAAAAACGTATCCGAAATTCCATTCTTGGAATTCAGTCGGCCGGATCCACCAACCTGGAACATGGGCTCAAAGTAGGCTACTCCGTGGCCGACGAGACCGCTCCGGATTTTGAGGGCACCACGCGTCTCATGCTCTTCACCGACGAGCGACCCAATACCGGCAACACGAGCGAGCATGGTTTCATGCGGCAGATGAGAGAGGGGTCCAACAAAGGCTACGGACTGACCACTATCGGAGTAGGCACCCACTTCGGAGCCGAGCTGGCAAATACCATCAGTTCGGTTCGCGGCGGAAATCTGTTTTTCTTCCCCGACGCCGCGACCATGCAGGACAAGTTCGCCAACGAGTTCGAAACCATGGTCACCGAACTTGCCTACGACATGAAACTAACCCTCTCGCCAGCGGAAGGTTTCAAAATCGTCGGCGTGTATGGAATTCCTGGTGACATGCTTCAATGGACCGACGATGGGCGCTCCCTCTACATGAAAGTGGAAACCCTGTTTCTGAGCCTAAGAAAAGGAGCCATCTACTTCGCCCTGGCCTCTCAAAACACCCGCCCGTTCAGCCGCGCGACTTCAGACGAGATTGCTCAAGCCTCACTCTCCTATCAGATGGGCAACCAGAAATTTCCCATCTCTCAAACCGTATCGCTCCCTCTGCAAAGCCAACGTGACGCAAGCGTCGGTCTGCGCCGCGGCGAAGCATTGATCGACGAGTACATCTCACTCAAGAAAGCAACTACCCTGTATCACGAACAGGGAGACGTCGAGAGAGCCTACCGCATCGTGAGCAATCTCGCAGATCGTTTTCAAAATCATAACGACAACGAAATCAGGCCTGAAAAGAAGCTGATCAAGGAAATAGAGAAGAACCTAGCCATCGTATCCAAAAACGACGAGAAGCTCTTCGACGAAGACTTTGACTCGCCCATCTCTGGCTGCTGGATCGCCGATCCATCCGAAAATCCCGAACTCGGTTCCGCCACGCTTTTGACTTTCCATTCCAGCCGTATCATCGAAGTCACACTCCTAGATGAACTCGGAAATCCTGAATACGAAAGCTATGCGATCGCGTCGAAAGCCTTCAGCAAGCGTCGTCACGGTCAGTTGCGAATGATCGACGAGTACCTCATCTACGATCTCGCGGGCTCCAACGAAAGGCTCCATGCTCTTGCCAATTCGGCCGACTACGCCAGCGACATTTCACGCATCGACTACAAGCTGCGTGGCGACCGACTAGTCCTGACTGTTTACGACGAATACGGAAATGAAGAAAACGTTATGCAACTCACCCGTCACTCGAAAGACACCGCCTACCAAGCCCCGTTCCGAAGGGCTGAGATAGAACCCATCACCGGCCTGCCCAGCCGCAGCTAA